The Ananas comosus cultivar F153 linkage group 4, ASM154086v1, whole genome shotgun sequence region CACctcgaatttttttttggtctttctTAGTGAGGGAATCAACTTATGGAAGCCGAATCTTCTTGActcccaaaattttaatttgatagtGTTGAGCAGTAATTGAAACTGTTGCTGGAACTGATGAGGATCTCACATTTATCTCGGCTTGTCCCAGTATTAAGAATGCTTTTGTATGTTCTGATGGGAAAGAGCTTAGCTTTTCCACtgccttttatttttctttttctttgttttttttgaaaaaacttttttcatctttttattCTCCCTATCAATTGCTAATTTGCGATGCCTACAATGTTAGATGCTACGTTGGCGGCCATTAGTTCTTAGTGGGTAAATTTGCATTTTCTCATTTGTTCCACGTTCACCCAAATTCTCATTTAGGTCCCGGCCCCAACATCACgggataaattattattattttttttttctaaaatcatCACTGTAGTTCAGCAGGAAGGATAAAGCGATCATTTTTATAGGAAagagttttttaattttttaattttttttttgaaagcgcAAAAAGAATTGTTGTACATATGTTGAGAGAGATCAAAGTGtaatatcaagttagtacaagGTCTATCCATTCATTGTCCACCAACGGCATCAGAGAAGGTACTATTTtgcagaggagagagaggggcacACCTCACTAGATAATAATAGAGCTCCTTGCATTCCCATGTCCTCCGCCACCTTCTCCAACCCCTCCCTCTAcctctccaccaccaccaccaccaccgctcACTCCCCCAgcccttctccgccgccgccgacgcctccCTCTCTCCTCGCCCTCCGCCCAGCCGACCTCGCCGGCCTCATCACCGAGTCCACCTCCCTCCGCCGCGTCCGGGAGCTCCACGCGGCGGCGCTCCGCTCGGGCCACCACCTCCACCCCATCGTCAACTTCCGCCTCCAGCGCTCCTACGctcgctcctcctcctcctcctccgacctcgaccgctccctctccctcctccgcctcacCCCGCAGCCCAacgtcttcttcttcaccgCCTCCATCCACTCCCTCGCCTCCCATGGCCGCCCCCTCGacgccctcctcctcttctcccgcATGCTCTCCCTCTCCGTCCCCCCCAACGCCTTCGCCCTCTCCGCCGCCCTCACCGCCTGCCCCCTCCACCCCGGCCGCGCCCtccacgccctcgccctcaAGCTCTCCCTCGTCCCCCACGACCCCTACGTCGCCACCTCCCTCCTCCACATGTACGCCCGCGCCGCCcaccccgccgccgcccgccgcctCTTCGACGCCatgccccgccgccgcctcgtctCTGCCACCGCCATGATCACCTGCTACGCCAAGATGGGCGACCTCGCCCGCGCCCGCCGCCTGTTCGACGAAACGCCCCACAAGGACGCCGTCTGCTGGAACGCCATGATCGACGGCTACGCCGCCCACAGCAGCCCCCGCGAGTCCCTCCGCCTCTTCCGCCGGATGCTCGCCTCCGGCGCGACCCCCAACGAGGGCACCGTCGTCTCCGTCCTCTCCGCCGTCGCCCAGCTGGGCTCCGCCGCCCCCGGCAAGTGGCTCCACTCCTACATCAAGTCCGACGGGTCGATCCGGCTCACCCCCAAAGTCGGCACCGCGCTGATCGACATGTACTGCAAATGCGGCAGCCTAGAGGACGCCGTCGCCGTGTTCCACACCGTCGCGAACAAAGACGTCGTCGTGTACAACTCGATGATCGCCGGCTACGCCATGCACGGCCGCAGCCGTGACGCGCTCGAGCTGTTCGCCCGCTTGTGCGACCGCGGCCTTCGGCCCACCGATATCACCTTCATCGGCGTCTTGAACGCGTGCAGCCACTCGGGGCTCGTCGACGAAGGCCGCGAATTCTTTCACTCCATGGAAAAGGATTATAGCATCGAGCCCAAGATCGAACACTATGGGTGCATGGTCGACCTCCTCGGCCGCGCAGGTCAGGGTGAAAACTTGGTTAGATTAAATTCGTATATTCATAGCAGTTTAACAATATGCTTATTTGTTCCATGGTTCCATGGTACAATGCTTGCCTTGTTCTAATATAATACTCATAAGAAAAATTATGAACATATTATATAATTCCATTCATATCCGTATCCGTACTGAGCAAATATGATTTCCTAAGCTATTATCGAATTGATGTTTATATCTGCATCCCATATTTGGAGTATTATAGTTACTGATACGGTTTATTAGCGGTCGTCTGATCCATTTTCGATCCGTTTTATCCCCTACATATGCGCAGGACTTGTGGACGAAGCGTACGAGCTCATTCGTAGCATGAAGATCGAGCCCGACACGGTCATGTGGGGATCGCTGCTCGCCGCTTGTCGGCAGCACAAGAACTTGGCTTTGGGGGAGAACATCGCGAACTTTTTACTAAGCAACGGGATCGCAAACTCTGGTACATACGTGCTCTTGTCGAATATTTATGCGGCCGTGGGGAATTGGGAGGAAGTGGCGAGAATTCGGACGCTGATGAAGGAGAGCGGAGTTCAGAAGGAGCCCGGGTGCAGCTCAATTGAAGTCGGCAGTAAGGTGTTTGAATTCGTCGTCGGAGATTTAAGTCACCCTAAGAGCAAGGAGATATATAAGATGTTGGAGGAGATGAATGGGCTATTAAGGGACCGCGGATATGTCCCTCAAACTGAGCTGGTATTGCATGATCTGGGGGAGGCCGAGAAGGAGAGGGCTCTCGCGGTTCACAGCGAGAAGCTCGCTGTTGCTTTCGGGTTGATCAGCACTCGGCCCGGGACGACGATCAAGATTGTGAAGAACCTCAGAGTGTGCTCGGATTGCCATACGGCGTTTAAGATGATATCGGAGATCGTGAGGAGGAAGATCATTGTGCGGGATCGTAATCGATTTCACCATTTTAGTGAGGGTTCTTGTTCTTGCGGAGATTATTGGTGAttgttattttgattttgcCGAATTATATATTCCGGGTATTGTACAAAATTTGATGTAGCTTCTTTTGGACTTGGCTACCTGTAAAGATTGTATCCATCTCCTTATTGCAGGGATCATATTCTTGATTACAAGAATAAAAATGAGGTTAAGTTAAACAGTAGCAGGGATCATATTCTAGTTATTTCCGAACAACTTCCTATTACTGTAGAAACGGCAGAAGCTTCAAATATCTGCTTGGAAGAGGCAGAAAAGTTTATTTTATCTTCTCACtgtaaaaaagagaaaaaatgttGAAGTTTCATGTTTGGAAAATGCTGAACTCTTTATCAAATAGTAAGATTTAGAGATGTTTACGAACCGTGTGTGACTCATTTTGGCTGGTTTGGTTTAGGTTTTTTTGTAGTTCGGTTTGGTGAATTTTGAATACATCGATTTCCTCTCTCAAGTTCTGACATTTATAAAGAAgaaaacttctaaaaaaaaagaaaagaaaagagtacaCTAAGTTGGATTCGGCAACGAAATAGCTGCGATCGCCGAATTCAGCAGCGAAAAACACTTCCCCTTGGGTGAAAATTGCCGACTCCGGCCACGCTCAgcttaaaaaaatgatatattttttttatcctgtTCCCGTACTTAAAATTTATGCATAAGACACTCAATTATTCTTATTTACACCAGAGTCCCTTTCCTTCCTTTCTCTCCTTACCGCTCCGCTCCCTTTTTGCCCTCGACGTGCCAAATAAACTGAGGCGGTTTGTTTTATTCccccattttttttatttttagttttttttccttGTCTTGCACTTGATCTATTTGCTTTATTGCCTCTACCATGTTCCTACACTAAGTacatttgataatttttaacaaattttttttattaaaccgTGCAGTTTTTAGGGTTTGAAACCTAGGATTTGAAGCGCTTGATGTAGAGGTACTCATAACGTTtcttttctagattttttttttcttaatatataaaCGTGtctgttgtgtgtgtgtgtgtatgtgtgaaATTAccgaaaaaatttattttgatatgaTTTTTGGTGACTTAATCGGTCTTAGGAATGGACATGGATAGTTTAACTTATAGTCGTTTTTGTGATTATTGCGAGATTACATAGTAGGCTCAAGAATAAATTTTAAGTGTGGATGTTCACTATTTACAACGGAGAATGGCTCAGTTCAATTTTCTATAGCATCTCTTCCATGCACGTAACCTGTTCGATGAATTGCCTCTTTAAGGTTTTATAGCCTTTCTTACCATAATTTGTTTCACTCCATTTCTTCATGGTTAGAAAAACCGCATTTCttgaattttggaaaaaaaacaaaaaaaaaagaatgtgagCTATCATATATATAGGCGAGCATATCTTTCACACTATGTTTTCGCTCATAATATGTGGTTTAATTGTGTAAGAGCGTTCATAGATGAAGTTGGTGAAGCCAAAAGAGCTGTTTCAAAAGGTGTACAAGTCCGGTTCGGCGGAGCAAGGTCGGTTGCTTGGATTGGATGTTGGAAATAAGTATGTTGGTTTGGCCATTTCTGATGCTTGCAACAAAATTGCATCACCTGTAAGGTATGAATCGCTGgttatcattttacataattGAGATCTAAGAAGTTATGTTTACCTCAAGAAACTGATACCTGGAATCATGAGCAGAGTGCTTCATAAATTAGTTTATTGTCAAAATAGATGCCTTCAGATTTAGCTTATAAGTTCATGACGATTGAAGAAATTTTAGAGTATCTGTGCTGTCAAATGTGAGCCCATCGTAAAATTACCCATGACTTAACCAGGAAAGGCACTTTTGTAATGTTTGGCTTGCTTGCGGTCACAGCGATATAGCTTTGGCTTTTGATCTGATGGGAATGCTTTCAAAAAGTtattgattaatagttagcTTTGGATTCTATACGTTTTGTGGCATTTCACTGCTTGTAATTTTCCGTAGTCATGTTGTTAATACTATGTGATGCAGTGTCTTGGTTAGGAAGAGGACAAATATTGACTACATGGCCGGGGACTTCAAAACACTGGTATGCTGAATATCTAAAATACAAAATGGATTACATCCTCTCGTTTTAAGCAGAAAATAGACCGAATAAAAGCTTGGGCTATGTCACAAGCAGCACTAATACCAATTTTACCAAATCACTTTTCTTGAGCCTAATGGGCCAACTTGGCCTTCTTTTTGGGCCCAAATATAAGACCAAGTCTGCCTCAATAATGAACTTCAAGTCCGTTCTTCAACAGACTCAATCCTATAAACAGAAAATGGAAGGATGGAGGGCAATAGCTTCTGCCGCACAGTCATACGCATGCATATCTATGTATGAATGTACCTATAATCAAGTGTTCTGCAAGTATTAGAACAAAGtgaattttcttctattattttatgttgcaaaacatgattttattttttcctgctCTTAACTTGTTAAACAAATCTATTCATGACCTATGAAATCAATAAGTTCATGTACGAGGACATCCTAATAATGCTGATTATGTTATCGAAACAGAATCTCTTACTGATTCACtgcttgcatttttttttttttcattttccccTTGAAtatgttcaaaatttaaataacttCTATTAGTTCTCTTCACAGTTATTCGACATGAAAATCTATTAATCGATATGATGCTTCTGTGAAATAGGTTTCACAGTTTTCTCTCGTTGGCCTTGTCGTTGGTTACCCGTTCAGTTTACAGGGTCAAGCTAATTTTGAGGTTGGTTATTATATTGGTGAATTGTTGTTAAACCCTGTGACTCGTCCTTAATTACTACTGTCTCTGCAGAGCAGGCTGTTCAAGTGAAGCTTTTTATCGAAGATCTTCGCAAAACAGGAAAGCTAGAAGGCCTCAGCTACACATATTGGGATGAAAATTATACTTCAAAGGTGATGAGCAATCAAGTTGATTGCTGCTTTAATTTTTCTACAATAAGTTGATTGCAaatttagtccctgaacttttgaTTCTAATTGGAGTTCGGATTTTAACAATTTAGTAGCTGAAATTTGTTGGTAACAATTTAGTACTCCCTGTTAGACTACTATCTGCAAAAAAAACATCAGATCAGTCATCAGCAGCACTTTTAAAATTGAAACCTCATGAACATGGGTAGCTAAATGAGGCCTAACCGAAGGATTTAATCCTCATACAGGACAGATTTTAGTAACTAATCTATTGAAATTCTAAAAGGATCTAGCAGGGTTAAACTCGAAGGgaaattttttaatcttaattttgtttgtttttcagTGTGTGGAAGCCCTTTTAGCTCCTCTCAATTTTAACCCAGTATTGAGCAAAACAATGACAGACAAATTCGCCGCAGTTGGCATACTACAGGTAACTTTGGGTGACTGCTTAAAAGTTGGTGTGTTAGAACTGATAACTTTGATCCTTCTCTAATGTATGATTTTTGGCTTCTCATGTTCAATAAATTAACCGATATAATCGCGCACTTCTTTTGTCTCGTAAGTTCATACTTGGTCTAACTTGGAATAACTCATCTACCTCTAGAAACCAATATGAGTTTTTGAGCCTTCTACTTCTATTGCAGTAAGAAGCTCTCGGAACAATTTAATAAGAAAATTGTTAATGCTTCTTCAAACAGCTCTATGTAAACAACGCTTTTGCATAAGATCTAGAAAGGCGCAATAGGCCCTTTGAATTCATTGAAAACAGCAGTATTTAATGAGGTTTATGTCTGATGAGTTTATTGACAGGGTTACCTCGACAACATGCATAGGGAGTCGAGGTCGGGAGACATGTCTGAAGAATAAATCATGTTGGCTAAGAATGCTTGTCTAAAGAGCACAAGTGGGCATAGAAGCAGCTTCCTCATGGATCTAATGTAATGGGCCACAAAATTTTTGTTATAGCATCTTACACTCTATGTAACTCAGAATTCTATTTTGACCAGACTTGTTAGTTTTGAAATGTAATTTAGAGTTCATGTTGTAGAAAATTTGTCGAGTAAACTGCAGTGAGGATCATCACCCTTTAACATTCGCATTTGGTTGCAATTGTAACTCTGATTCTCACCATTAAATTGCATGGATCAAAATGTTTACGGTATCGTCATGTAACTGCCGCTGAGCAGAATTAACCCAAACAAATAGTCATTTAGGTGGCTATTACATGGTAATTACTCAAACATCTCAGTCCATTTTAAGAGAGAAATTTAACATGCAAGGCATGAAGGGATTTAGCTGTAACTATCCAATTA contains the following coding sequences:
- the LOC109708659 gene encoding pentatricopeptide repeat-containing protein ELI1, chloroplastic — its product is MSSATFSNPSLYLSTTTTTTAHSPSPSPPPPTPPSLLALRPADLAGLITESTSLRRVRELHAAALRSGHHLHPIVNFRLQRSYARSSSSSSDLDRSLSLLRLTPQPNVFFFTASIHSLASHGRPLDALLLFSRMLSLSVPPNAFALSAALTACPLHPGRALHALALKLSLVPHDPYVATSLLHMYARAAHPAAARRLFDAMPRRRLVSATAMITCYAKMGDLARARRLFDETPHKDAVCWNAMIDGYAAHSSPRESLRLFRRMLASGATPNEGTVVSVLSAVAQLGSAAPGKWLHSYIKSDGSIRLTPKVGTALIDMYCKCGSLEDAVAVFHTVANKDVVVYNSMIAGYAMHGRSRDALELFARLCDRGLRPTDITFIGVLNACSHSGLVDEGREFFHSMEKDYSIEPKIEHYGCMVDLLGRAGLVDEAYELIRSMKIEPDTVMWGSLLAACRQHKNLALGENIANFLLSNGIANSGTYVLLSNIYAAVGNWEEVARIRTLMKESGVQKEPGCSSIEVGSKVFEFVVGDLSHPKSKEIYKMLEEMNGLLRDRGYVPQTELVLHDLGEAEKERALAVHSEKLAVAFGLISTRPGTTIKIVKNLRVCSDCHTAFKMISEIVRRKIIVRDRNRFHHFSEGSCSCGDYW
- the LOC109708417 gene encoding uncharacterized protein LOC109708417, whose amino-acid sequence is MKLVKPKELFQKVYKSGSAEQGRLLGLDVGNKYVGLAISDACNKIASPVSVLVRKRTNIDYMAGDFKTLVSQFSLVGLVVGYPFSLQGQANFEAVQVKLFIEDLRKTGKLEGLSYTYWDENYTSKCVEALLAPLNFNPVLSKTMTDKFAAVGILQGYLDNMHRESRSGDMSEE